From a single Pseudomonas sp. A34-9 genomic region:
- a CDS encoding heavy metal sensor histidine kinase translates to MSSNSIALRLSGMFTLVALLVFLLIGGALYQQVDKGLGLLPEAELDARYSVLESALNRFGTPEHWVKINAKLKLLGEEDKRIRFWVVSGDPGYEYGQPDAAIRAFAKGPLGMHDMQLADHPYPLKVLLTELPAKDQRPPLRFMIGIDTETFHETQHNLLIALIGLAIVGVLMASALGYWVARIGLKPLIKLSHEAQRLAPPLRAGRLRLSPLPPELEQFVDSFNSTLERVEQAYSRLESFNADVAHELRSPLTNLIGQTQVALTRGRSAEHYFEVLQSNLEELERLRSIINDMLFLASADQGNKATKLTSTSLADEVATTLEYLDFILEDAQVQVQVSGDAQVQIEVAHLRRALINLLSNAVQHTGPGQVIEVRIEVEAHQVSIGVANPGSPIASEHLPRLFERFYRVDASRSNSGNNHGLGLAIVKAIALMHGGDVFVRSDRGMNTFGIYLPV, encoded by the coding sequence GTGTCCAGTAACTCGATTGCCCTGCGCCTGAGCGGCATGTTCACGCTGGTGGCGCTGCTGGTGTTTCTGTTGATCGGCGGTGCGTTGTATCAGCAGGTGGACAAGGGCTTGGGCTTGTTGCCGGAAGCCGAACTGGATGCGCGTTACAGCGTGCTCGAATCAGCGCTCAATCGCTTCGGTACACCGGAGCATTGGGTGAAGATCAACGCCAAGTTGAAGCTGCTCGGCGAAGAGGACAAACGCATTCGGTTCTGGGTGGTGAGTGGTGATCCGGGTTACGAATACGGTCAGCCGGATGCTGCAATTCGTGCCTTCGCCAAAGGCCCGCTGGGCATGCATGACATGCAATTGGCCGATCATCCTTATCCGCTGAAAGTGCTGCTGACCGAGCTGCCAGCCAAGGACCAGCGCCCGCCGCTGCGCTTCATGATCGGCATCGATACCGAGACGTTCCATGAGACTCAACACAACCTGTTGATCGCGTTGATCGGGCTGGCGATTGTCGGTGTGTTGATGGCTTCGGCACTGGGTTACTGGGTGGCGCGGATCGGTCTCAAACCGCTGATCAAGCTGTCCCACGAAGCGCAACGACTGGCACCACCGCTGCGGGCCGGACGCTTGCGTTTGTCACCACTGCCGCCGGAACTTGAGCAGTTTGTCGACTCGTTCAACTCGACGCTGGAGCGGGTTGAACAGGCCTACTCGCGGCTGGAATCGTTCAACGCCGACGTCGCTCATGAGTTGCGCTCGCCGCTGACCAATCTGATTGGCCAGACCCAGGTGGCGCTGACCCGCGGACGCTCTGCCGAACATTATTTCGAAGTGCTGCAATCCAATCTGGAAGAGCTGGAACGGCTGCGCTCGATCATCAACGATATGCTGTTTCTGGCCAGTGCCGACCAAGGCAACAAGGCGACCAAACTCACTTCCACGTCGCTGGCCGATGAGGTGGCGACGACCCTGGAGTATCTGGATTTCATTCTTGAAGACGCACAGGTTCAGGTGCAGGTCAGCGGTGATGCGCAGGTGCAGATCGAGGTCGCGCATTTGCGTCGGGCGTTGATCAACTTGCTGAGCAACGCGGTGCAGCACACCGGGCCGGGTCAGGTGATCGAGGTGCGCATCGAGGTTGAAGCGCATCAGGTGAGTATCGGTGTGGCCAACCCCGGCTCGCCGATTGCCAGCGAGCATTTGCCACGCTTGTTCGAGCGTTTTTATCGGGTGGATGCGTCGCGTAGCAACAGCGGTAATAACCATGGCTTGGGGCTGGCGATCGTCAAGGCGATTGCGCTGATGCATGGCGGGGATGTGTTTGTGCGCAGTGATCGCGGGATGAATACCTTCGGGATTTATTTGCCGGTCTGA
- a CDS encoding heavy metal response regulator transcription factor produces the protein MRVLIIEDEEKTADYLHRGLTEQGYTVDLARDGVEGLHLALESDYAVIVLDVMLPGLDGFGVLRALRARKQTPVIMLTARERVEDRIKGLRDGADDYLGKPFSFLELVARLQALTRRSGGHEPVQVSIADLWIDLISRKATRAGTRLDLTAKEFSLLSVLARRQGEILSKTAIAEMVWDINFDSDANVVEVAIKRLRAKLDGPFDEKLLHTIRGMGYVLESRGVQ, from the coding sequence ATGCGCGTTCTGATTATCGAAGACGAGGAAAAAACCGCGGACTATCTGCACCGCGGTCTGACGGAACAGGGTTACACCGTGGATCTGGCCCGCGACGGCGTCGAGGGCCTGCATCTGGCGCTGGAAAGCGACTACGCGGTGATCGTCCTCGACGTCATGTTGCCGGGCCTCGATGGCTTCGGCGTGTTGCGCGCGTTGCGTGCGCGCAAGCAGACCCCGGTGATCATGCTCACCGCCCGCGAGCGCGTCGAAGACCGGATCAAGGGCCTGCGCGACGGCGCCGACGATTACCTCGGCAAACCGTTCTCCTTCCTCGAACTGGTCGCGCGTCTGCAAGCGCTGACCCGGCGCAGCGGCGGCCATGAACCGGTGCAGGTGAGCATCGCCGACCTGTGGATAGATCTGATCAGCCGCAAGGCCACCCGCGCCGGCACGCGCCTGGATCTGACCGCCAAGGAGTTCTCGCTGTTGAGCGTGTTGGCCCGCCGGCAAGGTGAAATCCTCTCGAAAACCGCGATTGCCGAGATGGTCTGGGACATCAATTTCGACAGTGACGCCAATGTCGTCGAAGTCGCGATCAAACGCCTGCGCGCCAAACTCGACGGGCCGTTCGACGAGAAACTGCTGCACACCATTCGCGGCATGGGTTATGTGCTGGAGAGCCGTGGTGTCCAGTAA
- a CDS encoding multidrug efflux RND transporter permease subunit, producing the protein MKAHKGVSTWCIDHPVATILLTIALVLVGAIAFPRLPIAPLPEAEFPTIQVSAQLPGASPDTMASSVATPLEVQFSAIPGMTQMTSSSALGSSLLTLQFTLDKSIDTAAQEVQAAINTAAGKLPKDMPTLPTWKKVNPADSPVLILSVSSTQMPGTELSDLVETLLSRQISQIDGVGQINITGQQRPAIRVQASADKLAAIGLTLADIRLAIQQTSLNLAKGALYGESSISTLSTNDQLFHPEDYSQLIVSYKDGAPVHLRDVAKVVNGSEDAYVQAWAGDRPGVNLVISRQPGANIVETVDRIQAALPGLEAMLPASVQVKTLIDRTQTIRASLHEVEITLLIAILLVVAVMALFLRQLSATLIVSAVLGVSLIASFALMYLLGFSLNNLTLVAIVVAVGFVVDDAIVVVENIHRHLEAGDDMREAAIKGAGEIGFTVVSISFSLVAAFIPLLFMGGVVGRLFKEFALTATSTIMISVVVSLTLAPTLAALFMRKPVHHASDKPGFSERLLGWYERGLRRALAHQKLMIGVFGLSLAMAIGGYIFIPKGFFPVQDTGFVLGTTEAAADISYGDMVKKHLAMAEIVAADPAVQAFSHSVGVSGSNQTIANGRFWIALKKRGDRDVSASQFIDRIRPQLMKVPGIVLYLRAGQDINLSSGPSRAQYQYVLKSNDGATLATWTQRLTEKLRSNPAFRDISNDLQLGGSITHISIDRSAAARFGLTASDVDEALYDAFGQRQINEFQTQVNQYNVILELDTKQRGKAESLNYFYLRSPLSGEMVPLSALAKFDAPTIGPLSIAHDGMFPAANLSFNLAPGVALGDAVILLNQAKAEIGMPTAISGNFQGAAQAFQSSLASQPWLILAALVAVYIILGVLYESFVHPLTIISTLPAAGLGAVIMLWICGQDFSIMALIGLVLLIGIVKKNGILMIDFALEAQRHRGLSPQDAIFEACITRFRPIIMTTLAALLGALPLMLGYGTGAELRQPLGIAVVGGLLVSQMLTLFTTPVIYLWLERLFHRPKPEPLPALATTD; encoded by the coding sequence ATGAAGGCACACAAAGGCGTCTCGACGTGGTGTATCGATCACCCGGTCGCCACCATTCTGTTGACCATCGCACTGGTATTGGTCGGCGCAATTGCCTTCCCGCGTTTGCCAATCGCCCCACTGCCGGAAGCGGAATTTCCGACGATTCAGGTGTCCGCGCAGTTGCCTGGCGCCAGCCCCGACACCATGGCCTCTTCCGTGGCCACACCGCTGGAGGTGCAATTCAGCGCCATCCCCGGCATGACCCAGATGACCTCGAGCAGCGCGCTGGGCTCAAGCCTTTTGACCCTGCAATTCACCCTCGATAAAAGCATCGACACCGCTGCGCAAGAAGTACAAGCGGCGATCAACACCGCCGCCGGCAAGCTGCCCAAGGACATGCCAACGCTGCCGACGTGGAAGAAGGTCAACCCGGCCGACAGCCCGGTGCTGATCCTCAGCGTCAGCTCGACGCAAATGCCCGGCACCGAACTCAGCGACCTGGTGGAAACCCTGCTCTCACGTCAGATCAGTCAGATCGACGGCGTAGGCCAAATCAACATCACCGGTCAGCAACGTCCGGCGATCCGCGTGCAAGCCTCGGCGGACAAACTCGCGGCGATCGGTCTGACCCTTGCCGACATTCGTCTGGCGATCCAGCAAACCAGCCTCAACCTCGCCAAAGGTGCGCTGTACGGCGAATCGAGTATCTCGACACTGTCGACCAACGACCAGTTGTTCCACCCCGAGGACTACAGCCAACTCATCGTTTCCTACAAGGATGGCGCCCCGGTTCACCTGCGCGATGTCGCCAAAGTCGTCAACGGTTCGGAAGATGCCTACGTGCAAGCCTGGGCCGGTGACCGACCGGGCGTGAACCTGGTGATCTCGCGCCAGCCCGGCGCCAACATCGTCGAGACCGTCGACCGCATTCAAGCCGCCCTGCCCGGCCTCGAAGCGATGCTGCCGGCGTCGGTGCAGGTGAAAACCCTGATCGACCGCACCCAGACCATTCGCGCCTCGCTGCACGAGGTCGAGATCACCCTGTTGATCGCGATTCTGCTTGTGGTCGCGGTGATGGCGCTGTTCCTGCGTCAGTTGTCGGCGACCCTGATTGTTTCAGCGGTGCTCGGCGTATCGCTGATCGCGAGTTTCGCTTTGATGTACCTCCTTGGGTTCAGCCTGAACAACCTGACGCTGGTGGCGATCGTCGTCGCGGTCGGCTTCGTCGTCGACGATGCGATCGTGGTGGTGGAAAACATCCACCGGCATCTGGAGGCCGGCGACGACATGCGCGAAGCGGCGATCAAGGGCGCCGGCGAGATTGGCTTCACCGTGGTCTCGATCAGTTTCTCGCTGGTGGCGGCGTTTATTCCGTTGCTGTTCATGGGCGGTGTGGTCGGGCGACTGTTCAAGGAATTCGCCCTGACCGCGACTTCGACCATCATGATTTCCGTGGTGGTGTCGCTGACGTTGGCGCCGACGCTGGCCGCGCTGTTCATGCGCAAACCGGTGCATCACGCCAGCGATAAACCCGGCTTCAGCGAACGCCTGCTCGGCTGGTACGAGAGAGGTCTGCGCCGCGCCCTCGCCCATCAGAAACTGATGATTGGTGTGTTCGGTTTATCGCTGGCAATGGCCATCGGTGGTTACATCTTTATCCCGAAAGGTTTCTTCCCGGTGCAGGACACCGGTTTCGTCCTCGGCACCACCGAAGCTGCGGCGGATATTTCCTACGGCGACATGGTGAAAAAACACTTGGCCATGGCCGAAATTGTCGCCGCCGACCCGGCCGTGCAGGCGTTTTCCCACTCGGTGGGTGTCTCCGGCAGCAACCAGACCATCGCCAACGGCCGCTTCTGGATTGCCCTGAAAAAACGCGGCGACCGTGATGTTTCCGCGAGCCAGTTCATCGACCGCATCCGCCCGCAACTGATGAAAGTCCCCGGCATCGTTCTCTATCTGCGCGCCGGTCAGGACATCAACTTAAGCTCCGGCCCGAGCCGTGCGCAGTACCAATACGTACTGAAGAGCAACGACGGCGCGACCCTCGCCACCTGGACGCAACGCCTGACCGAAAAACTGCGCAGCAACCCGGCGTTCCGTGACATTTCCAACGACCTGCAACTGGGCGGCAGCATCACCCACATCAGCATCGACCGCAGCGCCGCCGCGCGTTTCGGCCTGACCGCGAGCGATGTCGACGAGGCGTTGTACGACGCCTTCGGCCAGCGGCAGATCAACGAATTCCAGACCCAGGTCAACCAGTACAACGTGATTCTGGAACTGGACACCAAACAACGCGGCAAGGCCGAGAGCCTCAACTACTTCTACCTGCGTTCGCCGTTGAGTGGCGAGATGGTGCCGCTGTCGGCGCTGGCCAAGTTCGATGCACCGACCATTGGCCCTCTGTCGATTGCCCATGACGGCATGTTCCCGGCCGCTAACCTGTCGTTCAACCTGGCGCCCGGCGTGGCGTTGGGTGATGCGGTGATTCTGCTCAATCAGGCCAAGGCCGAGATCGGCATGCCGACGGCGATCAGCGGCAATTTCCAGGGCGCGGCGCAGGCGTTCCAGAGTTCGCTGGCCAGTCAGCCGTGGCTGATTCTGGCGGCACTGGTGGCGGTGTACATCATTCTTGGCGTGCTTTATGAAAGCTTCGTGCACCCGCTGACAATCATCTCGACGCTGCCGGCGGCGGGCCTTGGCGCAGTGATCATGCTGTGGATCTGCGGCCAGGACTTTTCGATCATGGCGTTGATCGGGCTGGTGTTGCTGATCGGTATCGTCAAGAAAAACGGCATTCTGATGATCGACTTTGCCCTGGAAGCCCAGCGACACCGAGGCCTGTCGCCGCAGGATGCGATTTTCGAAGCATGCATCACGCGGTTCCGGCCGATCATCATGACCACCCTTGCCGCCCTGCTCGGCGCCCTGCCGCTGATGCTCGGTTACGGCACCGGCGCCGAGCTGCGCCAGCCGCTGGGCATCGCGGTGGTCGGCGGTTTGCTGGTCAGCCAGATGCTGACGCTGTTCACCACGCCGGTCATATACTTATGGCTTGAGCGGCTGTTCCATCGGCCCAAGCCAGAACCTTTGCCGGCACTGGCAACCACAGACTGA